Within Astyanax mexicanus isolate ESR-SI-001 chromosome 2, AstMex3_surface, whole genome shotgun sequence, the genomic segment TTGGGGTAGTGGAAGCACAAGAAATTGAGATTGCCCAGTCTGCATGCTATAAAGGACAAGGACCCGCTCGTGCTCTTGCTGTTAGATCTGAGTGCATTTACTACATACCtttgatcaaaagtttggaaCAGTTACTTTCACATCCTGTTGTTCTATCCATGTTTGACAAAGGTGTAGAGACATGCAGGGCTGGATTTTTAAAGGACATAATTGATGGTGATATTTTGAAATCGcatccattgttctctgttaGACCCAATGCCCTACAGCTGATACTGTATACTGACGAAATAGAACTGTGTAATCCTCTGGGGTCACATGCCTCAAAAAACAAACTTCTAATGGTGTATTACACTTTAGGGAACATACATCCTAAATATAGGTCTAAGCTGGCTGCTATCCGTTTACTTGCTATTGCAAAAGCAACTGATATTGCTCAGTGTAGCATTGATGTGATACTGAATAGAATACAAGAAGATCTGAATTTGCTGTACAATGGTGTGAGGATCAAAACAGTGGCGGGTGAGAGAGTTGTATATGGAGCATTAGTCTCTTTTTGCGGTGACACCTTGGCTCAGCATGAGGTTACAGGGTTTAAAGAGGGAGTTGGATTTTCATTCTGCAAATGTAGACATTGCGAGTGCAGTTTTGAAGACATGCAGATTTACTTTGATGAGGACAGCTTTGTTCAACGGACATTAGGTTGGCACATcagacagtgtaatgaaattgAGAGAGCCTCTACGGATTTCCTAAGAAACAGTTTGAAAACCACATACGGAATTAACAGGAAAAGCAAATTAGTAGACTTTCCATCATTTGATCTAATTAAGCAAACTCCGCAAGATATCATGCATGTAATACTTGAAGGAGTAGCTCCACTAGAAATAAAAAGTGTGTTGAAACATCTGGTCCTGTCAGGACAGCTTGACCTAGACACATTCAATAGTGCTGTACTAGGATATCCGTACTCAGTTGATGTCAGAGACAAGCCATGTCCCATAACTGTTACAACACTGTCATCAAATGACAACAAATTGAAGCAATCTTCTGGTCAAATGCTTGTCCTCCTCAAGATTTTACCATTTGTATTGGACAGTTTTGAAAGAAGTGAATACACTGAAGCTCTTACTGAATTAATACAAATAGTACAAATGTTGTTTGCACCAGTAATTTCTCTTGCAACCATATCAAACCTCAAATCACTTATCAATCAGCACTTAGTTAACATGAAGCAATTGTTTCCTGAGAACAATATAACACCAAAGCAGCATTATCTGATTCACATTCCAGCACAGATTAAAGCTTTAGGTCCAATGGTGAGACATATGTGCATGAGATTTGAATCCAAACACTGCTTTTTCAAACAGTGGTCATCAAAATTAAATTTCAAGAATGTATGCAAGTCTCTAGTAAAGCACAACCAGATGTATGAAAGCTGTCAAAATGTCAGCAGCATGGACCACCCAATTTTTTCAAAAGAGGTGGTAATGGGACCAGTGTCTTGTGTGAGAGATGCACAATATGTACAGGGTAAACTGAAGGATTTTTTGGGTGTAGAAAAGGTGCACCATATTGTGTCTGTAAAATGGCTCGAGCTGAATGGCAATAAGTTTGTCTGCCAGAAGTCAGTGATTATTATTAATGAAGTTGAAGGTTCCCCTGTATTTGGACTTATAAAAGACATATTCATTGCAGATTCTTCATTGTATTGCTTTGAATGTCAAGTGTATGACACTGTAGCTTACAATCGTGGTTTTCTTTGCTATGAAATTGAAGTACCAAATCTTGCTCAGGCTACTGAGTTTGTTGATGCTGATAAGATTGTTGACTACACATCTTATTACACCATTAGCTTTAAGAACCACACTTACGTTCCTCTGAAATATTATCTCGGTGATGTAATTGGCTTACACAGATGCACTACTGAATAGTATAGAAGCAATTAAGTTATGAGAAACAAATTAAGGGAACAATTGAGTTTTTGAAATAGAGTAACTGTTCTGTCCTGTTGCATTCTTTGATTTATGCTTTTGATTTTTTATTATGTCAAGAATGCCTGTATGTGCTCAGGCATATGAAGTGGCTGGTCAATGTTTGtaataaacatatacattttaaaatgttctgaagaTAAGACATGTGTTTATAGAATGTTTTTACCCTGTTGTACTAATGTtatttgctctgtttttttataGAAGCTATGCACTCTGCCCCAATtgcaaacaaaataataaaatacttttcaGTCAAATATTGTCTTTAGTTTTTATTGGAAAATATGTTAAAACTTAAGTCTTGTATTTTTCGTCTCATACACGTTTTAAGAACATTGTATtcttaaattaagtaaagttttcttgaatttcttattttatagCGGAGGGCCTCAGACACTTTcagtaataacagtaaaattTCTTATTTCATTTTAGGAATTCCttataattggaaaaaaaatcttaataagaTAATCATAGAAAACTTTTCtgaaaactagaacatttatCTTACACATACAAATCTTGTCAAGTAAATTATtcttaaatgaaaaaaaacaagaactattattgattttcaagatttttttgcttgttaagatttcattttttgcagtgtaaatgtGAGATGTGTtccttttgtgttgtttttggtcagcagtgttttttatcttggaattctcccatggagcccattttcacccagtctctttcttattattgaatcattaatactgatcttaactgaggcgagtgagaccagCAGTTGTTCTGTAAATGATCTTCTGGGTTCTTTTGAgagtgacctcctggatgagttttcaGGCccctttggagtaatttcagttggCCGGTCACTCCAGGGAAgcttcaccagtgttccatggctttagaaatgactttaacaCCTTTCCTGACTGATAGATGAataatcaatgactttgttttcttatctgtttttgaatttcttcaaatcgaggcataatgtgctgctttttgagatattttatctgcttttgGTTATTAGACAGGACCTATTTAAAcgatttattgattctacaggtctgtcagtaatcaggcctggtcgTGGATAGTAGTGCAATTGGACTTAGTCctccaaaaatgtgattaatcactatatttatttatctttttcacAAAGGGCAAGATTATTGCAATGCCCAAAAAGCCCATCTCTACTACATTAGTGGGGTTAGTAAATTGCCTAGCTATGGTttgcaaaccttactgaagcttggtgattacctgttcagcagaaacatATCCAGCTCTCCCACTACTATGCCTGCAGCACAACTGTTTCCATGATGttttgttctatacctggcaacctggggtgtggaaattagacagatttttgttgtttaaagcagtttttttaaccctggtctctgccctaaaatagtgtttttcacagaatccaactgatcagctaataaacaatcctttattaagtttacctgttaaaatctcttagccccctatggataataaatcaatcattatgtaaatccagcagtgtattagacacatcataccaccacttactttattaagtgccttcaAAGCAGTGAGCAATATGACTGTCTagaacaggggtatttaattagaattcagtacggtccagttagagaaaatttcatcaggctgAGGTCCAGACCGtcgtcatttttaacttgtgttatgagtcagtattatatcctgtatactgaagaagcctatagtagttctggcagtgttttatcaacaactgaaagacaaaacaaatgacacatactagtatatttcaacaatatgtattgttttaaataggcctgtcacaataattacattatcaacctatcataaaaaataaatggaaacaccctcaataatttaacttatcgagtctattaatgtgaatctgtatgttaactttgtttcaaaatgctatatttattctatttaattttatttatattagatttgcgcctgcctgtcatgataattacatgaatgataaatcgtacaatatatggataaatatttgctgaaaaaaaatcagcttttttttttaaacagcagctttattttatttagtattattgctgtatcagactttattatgttgtgggtaaaactgaagggggaagttgccaatgctttttgtcccctgggggttgccgtagttttgaggtagggttgttttgggagcagaGAGAGCGCGTCTGTGAgagagggagttttttttcttgctgaggagttctgatcaggtggagtaaagtggaatattttgcactcttgtctcagttgtttctctttaattcctccaagtaacaccgctcggttacagtactgttagtatgttttataaaggtagtatttaaatctctttttctggtgcgcaccatctgtattagcttttttttcgctttattctccgacttctcatcgcctgcttcgcctgtgtgtgcTCCTCCGCacgctcgcatctgcacagatctgattggcagaggagagcgtttggtgatcttacagcacacgtgattggtctgtaagtttactgcgctgcaaagcatgtaaaccataaagacaataaaagtaccgccgctttaaatgaacactgtcagaattaaatccttctcagtagtttatcggtttgggtct encodes:
- the LOC125799173 gene encoding uncharacterized protein LOC125799173 → MIWRCFICCLFVAVTLRALLNHINTVHSRSPNFRVICGIDGCTQEYRVYNSFYYHVRRSHASHLLSRKCMRHSGDRTADKATEDSAGPCTSRYVPMQPRERCLENFDVPSIQSALEAREPTTASIPGCVVSDAGRSTAEHGRGHAAPAPDGAPPASTEDATLTVQEEQDEALPESSQLGESAIHEDTNVDLLKKHATAFVLSAREKHHLSQSAVNDIVAGVQNYQASLLDTLRNQMTRVFQRHPEATDQLLSESLDIFNNFEDPFARVSTTYMQDSAVKELFGVVEAQEIEIAQSACYKGQGPARALAVRSECIYYIPLIKSLEQLLSHPVVLSMFDKGVETCRAGFLKDIIDGDILKSHPLFSVRPNALQLILYTDEIELCNPLGSHASKNKLLMVYYTLGNIHPKYRSKLAAIRLLAIAKATDIAQCSIDVILNRIQEDLNLLYNGVRIKTVAGERVVYGALVSFCGDTLAQHEVTGFKEGVGFSFCKCRHCECSFEDMQIYFDEDSFVQRTLGWHIRQCNEIERASTDFLRNSLKTTYGINRKSKLVDFPSFDLIKQTPQDIMHVILEGVAPLEIKSVLKHLVLSGQLDLDTFNSAVLGYPYSVDVRDKPCPITVTTLSSNDNKLKQSSGQMLVLLKILPFVLDSFERSEYTEALTELIQIVQMLFAPVISLATISNLKSLINQHLVNMKQLFPENNITPKQHYLIHIPAQIKALGPMVRHMCMRFESKHCFFKQWSSKLNFKNVCKSLVKHNQMYESCQNVSSMDHPIFSKEVVMGPVSCVRDAQYVQGKLKDFLGVEKVHHIVSVKWLELNGNKFVCQKSVIIINEVEGSPVFGLIKDIFIADSSLYCFECQVYDTVAYNRGFLCYEIEVPNLAQATEFVDADKIVDYTSYYTISFKNHTYVPLKYYLGDVIGLHRCTTE